A genomic segment from Paralichthys olivaceus isolate ysfri-2021 chromosome 22, ASM2471397v2, whole genome shotgun sequence encodes:
- the mblac1 gene encoding metallo-beta-lactamase domain-containing protein 1 produces MEDSVDMSGTSGAPVSVSNRYQTIPLPESDAHFPGQPYSVSVLKVGYCLPQPDGTFRADGTITLITGPKTILVDTGGPWDRDFLLMSLKERGLEPGDINLVVGTHGHSDHIGNLGLFPTAVTIVGNDISQGDTYRPNRLAQGHAYTVDEHIYVVPSPGHTGQDVSVQVKGTSAGTLLVAGDLFECCSDGDSWRDVSMNTAVQEVSRQEALRTADIIIPGHGPPFRVLRN; encoded by the exons ATGGAGGACTCAGTGGACATGTCGGGGACCAGCGGTGCCCCGGTCTCTGTGTCTAACCGGTATCAGACAATCCCGCTGCCGGAGTCTGACGCACACTTCCCCGGACAGCCATACTCCGTGTCCGTGCTTAAAGTGGGGTACTGTCTTCCTCAGCCCGACGGGACATTCAGAGCCGACGGTACCATCACCCTCATAACAGGACCCAAGACTATTCTGGTGGACACGGGGGGGCCGTGGGACCGGGACTTTCTCCTCATGTCGCTGAAAGAGAGGGGTCTGGAACCGGGAGACATCAACTTGGTCGTGGGGACTCACGGGCATTCAGACCACATTGGAAATCTGGGACTTTTTCCAACAGCTGTAACGATTGTAGGAAATGACATCAGCCAAGGGGACACGTACCGTCCTAACAGGCTGGCACAGGGTCACGCTTACActgttgatgaacat ATATATGTAGTTCCAAGTCCAGGCCACACAGGACAAGATGTCAGCGTTCAAGTGAAGGGAACCTCAGCAGGCACTCTGCTCGTTGCAGGGGACTTATTTGAATGCTGCTCAGACGGGGACAGCTGGCGGGATGTGAGTATGAACACAGCAGTGCAGGAGGTCAGCCGCCAAGAGGCGTTACGCACTGCTGACATCATCATACCGGGACATGGACCCCCATTCAGAGTCCTCAGGAACTGA